A genomic region of Cuculus canorus isolate bCucCan1 chromosome 24, bCucCan1.pri, whole genome shotgun sequence contains the following coding sequences:
- the CDK18 gene encoding cyclin-dependent kinase 18 isoform X2, which produces MQGSRAPTSLAAQGKMNKMKNFKRRFSLSVPRTETIEESLTEFTEQFNQLNNRRNEDLAQGHLQLGHLGRDFRADTSPISPSEVEDQSPMAVRYRTNNQRRFSMEDVSKRLSLPMDIRLPPEFLQKLQMESPEFPKPLSRMSRRASLSDIGFGKMETYVKLDKLGEGTYATVFKGRSKLTENLVALKEIRLEHEEGAPCTAIREVSLLKNLKHANIVTLHDIIHTEHSLTLVFEYLENDLKQYLDNCGNLMSVHNVKIFMFQLLRGLAYCHGRKILHRDLKPQNLLINERGELKLADFGLARAKSVPTKTYSNEVVTLWYRPPDVLLGSTEYSTPIDMWGVGCIHYEMVTGRPMFPGSTVKEELHLIFRLLGTPTEDTWPGITSSEEFKAYNFMQYRAQPLINHAPRLDSEGIDLLTNLLLYEAKGRISAEAALRHAYFKSLGERVHLLPDNASIFSLKEIQLHKDPGYRGSAFQQSARGKNRRQSIF; this is translated from the exons atgcagggctccag GGCTCCGACGTCCCTCGCAGCACAAGGTAAAATGAACAAGATGAAAAACTTCAAGCGGAGGTTTTCACTCTCAGTTCCACGGACAGAGACCATCGAGGAGTCACTGACAGAGTTCACGGAGCAGTTCAACCAGCTCAACAACCGGAGGAATGAAG ACCTAGCTCAAGGGCACCTGCAGCTGGGACACCTGGGCAGGGACTTCCGAGCAGACACCAGCCCCATCTCCCCCTCCGAGGTGGAAGACCAGTCCCCGATGGCTGTGCGCTACCGCACCAACAACCAGCGCCGCTTCTCCATGGAG GATGTCAGCAAGCgtctctccctgcccatggacaTCCGCCTGCCCCCCGAGTTCTTGCAGAAGCTGCAGATGGAGAGCCCAGAGTTCCCCAAGCCCCTCAGCAGGATGTCCCGACGGGCATCTCTT TCAGATATTGGATTTGGGAAGATGGAAACCTATGTTAAACTGGACAAACTGGGAGAG GGCACTTACGCCACTGTCTTCAAGGGACGCAGCAAGCTGACTGAAAACCTCGTTGCCCTGAAGGAAATCCGCCTGGAGCACGAGGAAGGGGCACCTTGCACAGCCATACGGGAAG TGTCATTGCTGAAGAACCTGAAACACGCCAACATCGTGACCCTGCACGACATCATCCACACGGAGCACTCTCTCACCCTTGTCTTCGAGTACCTG GAGAACGACCTCAAACAGTACCTCGATAACTGTGGGAACCTGATGAGCGTGCACAATGTGAAG ATTTTCATGTTCCAGCTGCTGCGTGGGCTGGCTTATTGTCATGGGAGAAAGATCCTGCACCGAGACCTCAAACCCCAGAACCTGCTCATCAACGAGAGAGGAGAGCTCAAGCTGGCTGACTTTG GACTAGCCAGAGCCAAGTCAGTCCCTACAAAAACATATTCCAATGAGGTGGTCACGCTGTGGTACCGTCCCCCTGATGTCTTGCTGGGATCTACTGAATATTCCACACCTATCGACATGTG GGGTGTTGGGTGCATCCACTACGAGATGGTCACCGGCCGGCCCATGTTCCCGGGCTCCACGGTGAAAGAAGAGCTGCATTTGATCTTCAGGCTGTTGG GAACTCCAACAGAAGACACCTGGCCTGGAATAACGTCCAGCGAGGAGTTTAAAGCTTACAATTTCATGCAGTACCGAGCTCAGCCGTTAATAAATCACGCCCCAAG GCTGGACTCGGAAGGCATTGACTTGCTGACGAACCTCCTTCTG TACGAAGCCAAAGGCCGGATCTCGGCGGAGGCAGCGCTGCGGCACGCTTACTTCAAGAGCCTGGGAGAGCGGGTGCATCTCCTGCCTGACA ACGCCTCCATCTTCTCCCTGAAGGAGATCCAGCTTCATAAGGATCCTGGCTACCGAGGCTCAGCATTTCAGCAGTCAG cCCGAGGGAAGAACAGGAGGCAGAGTATATTTTAA
- the CDK18 gene encoding cyclin-dependent kinase 18 isoform X1: MQTGTYRDLQGHFGLGFFSFGLQKSGLRSTTAAEVISCHPEKASSCCICQCWAPTSLAAQGKMNKMKNFKRRFSLSVPRTETIEESLTEFTEQFNQLNNRRNEDLAQGHLQLGHLGRDFRADTSPISPSEVEDQSPMAVRYRTNNQRRFSMEDVSKRLSLPMDIRLPPEFLQKLQMESPEFPKPLSRMSRRASLSDIGFGKMETYVKLDKLGEGTYATVFKGRSKLTENLVALKEIRLEHEEGAPCTAIREVSLLKNLKHANIVTLHDIIHTEHSLTLVFEYLENDLKQYLDNCGNLMSVHNVKIFMFQLLRGLAYCHGRKILHRDLKPQNLLINERGELKLADFGLARAKSVPTKTYSNEVVTLWYRPPDVLLGSTEYSTPIDMWGVGCIHYEMVTGRPMFPGSTVKEELHLIFRLLGTPTEDTWPGITSSEEFKAYNFMQYRAQPLINHAPRLDSEGIDLLTNLLLYEAKGRISAEAALRHAYFKSLGERVHLLPDNASIFSLKEIQLHKDPGYRGSAFQQSARGKNRRQSIF, translated from the exons ATGCAGACGGGGACCTACAGGGATCTTCAAGGGCactttgggttgggtttttttagttttggaTTGCAGAAATCTGGTTTGAGGagcacaacagcagctgaagtGATCTCTTGTCATCCAGAAAAAGCTTCCTCTTGTTGCATCTGCCAGTGTTG GGCTCCGACGTCCCTCGCAGCACAAGGTAAAATGAACAAGATGAAAAACTTCAAGCGGAGGTTTTCACTCTCAGTTCCACGGACAGAGACCATCGAGGAGTCACTGACAGAGTTCACGGAGCAGTTCAACCAGCTCAACAACCGGAGGAATGAAG ACCTAGCTCAAGGGCACCTGCAGCTGGGACACCTGGGCAGGGACTTCCGAGCAGACACCAGCCCCATCTCCCCCTCCGAGGTGGAAGACCAGTCCCCGATGGCTGTGCGCTACCGCACCAACAACCAGCGCCGCTTCTCCATGGAG GATGTCAGCAAGCgtctctccctgcccatggacaTCCGCCTGCCCCCCGAGTTCTTGCAGAAGCTGCAGATGGAGAGCCCAGAGTTCCCCAAGCCCCTCAGCAGGATGTCCCGACGGGCATCTCTT TCAGATATTGGATTTGGGAAGATGGAAACCTATGTTAAACTGGACAAACTGGGAGAG GGCACTTACGCCACTGTCTTCAAGGGACGCAGCAAGCTGACTGAAAACCTCGTTGCCCTGAAGGAAATCCGCCTGGAGCACGAGGAAGGGGCACCTTGCACAGCCATACGGGAAG TGTCATTGCTGAAGAACCTGAAACACGCCAACATCGTGACCCTGCACGACATCATCCACACGGAGCACTCTCTCACCCTTGTCTTCGAGTACCTG GAGAACGACCTCAAACAGTACCTCGATAACTGTGGGAACCTGATGAGCGTGCACAATGTGAAG ATTTTCATGTTCCAGCTGCTGCGTGGGCTGGCTTATTGTCATGGGAGAAAGATCCTGCACCGAGACCTCAAACCCCAGAACCTGCTCATCAACGAGAGAGGAGAGCTCAAGCTGGCTGACTTTG GACTAGCCAGAGCCAAGTCAGTCCCTACAAAAACATATTCCAATGAGGTGGTCACGCTGTGGTACCGTCCCCCTGATGTCTTGCTGGGATCTACTGAATATTCCACACCTATCGACATGTG GGGTGTTGGGTGCATCCACTACGAGATGGTCACCGGCCGGCCCATGTTCCCGGGCTCCACGGTGAAAGAAGAGCTGCATTTGATCTTCAGGCTGTTGG GAACTCCAACAGAAGACACCTGGCCTGGAATAACGTCCAGCGAGGAGTTTAAAGCTTACAATTTCATGCAGTACCGAGCTCAGCCGTTAATAAATCACGCCCCAAG GCTGGACTCGGAAGGCATTGACTTGCTGACGAACCTCCTTCTG TACGAAGCCAAAGGCCGGATCTCGGCGGAGGCAGCGCTGCGGCACGCTTACTTCAAGAGCCTGGGAGAGCGGGTGCATCTCCTGCCTGACA ACGCCTCCATCTTCTCCCTGAAGGAGATCCAGCTTCATAAGGATCCTGGCTACCGAGGCTCAGCATTTCAGCAGTCAG cCCGAGGGAAGAACAGGAGGCAGAGTATATTTTAA
- the CDK18 gene encoding cyclin-dependent kinase 18 isoform X3: MNKMKNFKRRFSLSVPRTETIEESLTEFTEQFNQLNNRRNEDLAQGHLQLGHLGRDFRADTSPISPSEVEDQSPMAVRYRTNNQRRFSMEDVSKRLSLPMDIRLPPEFLQKLQMESPEFPKPLSRMSRRASLSDIGFGKMETYVKLDKLGEGTYATVFKGRSKLTENLVALKEIRLEHEEGAPCTAIREVSLLKNLKHANIVTLHDIIHTEHSLTLVFEYLENDLKQYLDNCGNLMSVHNVKIFMFQLLRGLAYCHGRKILHRDLKPQNLLINERGELKLADFGLARAKSVPTKTYSNEVVTLWYRPPDVLLGSTEYSTPIDMWGVGCIHYEMVTGRPMFPGSTVKEELHLIFRLLGTPTEDTWPGITSSEEFKAYNFMQYRAQPLINHAPRLDSEGIDLLTNLLLYEAKGRISAEAALRHAYFKSLGERVHLLPDNASIFSLKEIQLHKDPGYRGSAFQQSARGKNRRQSIF, encoded by the exons ATGAACAAGATGAAAAACTTCAAGCGGAGGTTTTCACTCTCAGTTCCACGGACAGAGACCATCGAGGAGTCACTGACAGAGTTCACGGAGCAGTTCAACCAGCTCAACAACCGGAGGAATGAAG ACCTAGCTCAAGGGCACCTGCAGCTGGGACACCTGGGCAGGGACTTCCGAGCAGACACCAGCCCCATCTCCCCCTCCGAGGTGGAAGACCAGTCCCCGATGGCTGTGCGCTACCGCACCAACAACCAGCGCCGCTTCTCCATGGAG GATGTCAGCAAGCgtctctccctgcccatggacaTCCGCCTGCCCCCCGAGTTCTTGCAGAAGCTGCAGATGGAGAGCCCAGAGTTCCCCAAGCCCCTCAGCAGGATGTCCCGACGGGCATCTCTT TCAGATATTGGATTTGGGAAGATGGAAACCTATGTTAAACTGGACAAACTGGGAGAG GGCACTTACGCCACTGTCTTCAAGGGACGCAGCAAGCTGACTGAAAACCTCGTTGCCCTGAAGGAAATCCGCCTGGAGCACGAGGAAGGGGCACCTTGCACAGCCATACGGGAAG TGTCATTGCTGAAGAACCTGAAACACGCCAACATCGTGACCCTGCACGACATCATCCACACGGAGCACTCTCTCACCCTTGTCTTCGAGTACCTG GAGAACGACCTCAAACAGTACCTCGATAACTGTGGGAACCTGATGAGCGTGCACAATGTGAAG ATTTTCATGTTCCAGCTGCTGCGTGGGCTGGCTTATTGTCATGGGAGAAAGATCCTGCACCGAGACCTCAAACCCCAGAACCTGCTCATCAACGAGAGAGGAGAGCTCAAGCTGGCTGACTTTG GACTAGCCAGAGCCAAGTCAGTCCCTACAAAAACATATTCCAATGAGGTGGTCACGCTGTGGTACCGTCCCCCTGATGTCTTGCTGGGATCTACTGAATATTCCACACCTATCGACATGTG GGGTGTTGGGTGCATCCACTACGAGATGGTCACCGGCCGGCCCATGTTCCCGGGCTCCACGGTGAAAGAAGAGCTGCATTTGATCTTCAGGCTGTTGG GAACTCCAACAGAAGACACCTGGCCTGGAATAACGTCCAGCGAGGAGTTTAAAGCTTACAATTTCATGCAGTACCGAGCTCAGCCGTTAATAAATCACGCCCCAAG GCTGGACTCGGAAGGCATTGACTTGCTGACGAACCTCCTTCTG TACGAAGCCAAAGGCCGGATCTCGGCGGAGGCAGCGCTGCGGCACGCTTACTTCAAGAGCCTGGGAGAGCGGGTGCATCTCCTGCCTGACA ACGCCTCCATCTTCTCCCTGAAGGAGATCCAGCTTCATAAGGATCCTGGCTACCGAGGCTCAGCATTTCAGCAGTCAG cCCGAGGGAAGAACAGGAGGCAGAGTATATTTTAA